The following are from one region of the Leucobacter sp. Psy1 genome:
- a CDS encoding methyltransferase domain-containing protein, with protein MTVVADRRSASPHVPSVRCGYFVSGACRSCTLIETPYPDQLTAKQARCRELLPAVAEEAWSPAVPGGVRAFRNRAKLAVGGRTGAVTLGILGRDGSGVDLRACLIQGPAIHDAIPAIAEVLNKTGLAPYDVPARRGELKYVHVTEAPSGELMIRFVVRTQEGLGRLRARVSALRAAVPAAAVITVNLLPEHRAVLEGEEEIVLHGESLPMALGAVTLHLQPRSFFQTNTSVARALYAQVAEWVAAIDPGSLWDLYCGVGGFALHCTAPGREVRGVELSASAIEAAERSASEAGLDATFVASDATAYALEREDEAPELVVVNPPRRGIGVELAEWLQRSVRIRSVVYSSCNPESLARDLALMPGFVVRSARLFDMFPHTGHLEVAVLLERCDPEPTAQGSAAGRPSSIS; from the coding sequence GTGACCGTCGTCGCGGATCGGCGCAGTGCGTCCCCGCACGTGCCGTCGGTGCGCTGCGGGTACTTCGTGTCGGGAGCGTGCCGCTCGTGCACGCTCATCGAGACGCCGTACCCCGACCAGCTCACCGCGAAGCAGGCGCGCTGCCGTGAGCTGCTGCCTGCCGTCGCCGAGGAGGCGTGGTCGCCAGCCGTTCCCGGCGGTGTCCGGGCGTTCAGAAATCGCGCCAAGCTCGCCGTCGGCGGACGAACGGGAGCCGTGACGCTCGGCATCCTGGGGCGCGACGGCAGCGGCGTCGACCTGCGTGCCTGCCTCATCCAGGGGCCGGCGATCCACGACGCGATCCCCGCCATCGCCGAGGTACTGAACAAGACGGGTCTCGCGCCCTACGACGTTCCTGCGCGTCGTGGAGAACTGAAGTACGTGCACGTGACCGAGGCGCCGAGCGGAGAGCTCATGATCCGGTTCGTGGTGCGCACGCAGGAGGGGCTTGGTCGTCTCCGGGCGCGCGTCTCCGCGCTGCGCGCCGCGGTGCCCGCCGCTGCAGTCATCACGGTGAACCTGCTCCCGGAGCACCGGGCTGTCCTGGAGGGGGAGGAGGAGATCGTCCTCCACGGCGAGTCGCTGCCGATGGCGCTCGGTGCAGTGACGCTGCACCTGCAGCCCAGGAGCTTCTTCCAGACGAACACGAGCGTTGCCCGAGCGCTGTACGCGCAGGTCGCCGAATGGGTCGCGGCGATCGATCCGGGGAGCCTCTGGGATCTTTACTGCGGCGTGGGCGGTTTTGCGCTCCACTGCACCGCGCCTGGTCGTGAGGTGCGGGGCGTCGAGTTGAGCGCCAGCGCGATCGAGGCCGCCGAACGCAGCGCTAGCGAGGCCGGCCTGGATGCCACCTTCGTGGCCTCGGACGCGACGGCATACGCCCTCGAGCGCGAGGATGAGGCCCCCGAACTCGTCGTGGTCAATCCACCGCGCCGAGGCATCGGCGTCGAGCTCGCCGAGTGGCTCCAGCGCAGCGTGCGGATCCGCAGCGTGGTCTATTCAAGTTGCAACCCCGAGTCGCTGGCGCGCGATCTGGCGCTCATGCCGGGGTTCGTGGTGCGCAGTGCACGGCTCTTCGACATGTTCCCCCACACGGGCCACCTCGAGGTCGCGGTACTGCTCGAGCGCTGCGACCCCGAGCCGACCGCGCAGGGGAGCGCGGCCGGACGGCCCTCGTCGATCAGCTGA
- a CDS encoding DUF3107 domain-containing protein, producing the protein MEVRIGIAQSPRELSFETDQSAESVRDLFERAGSDGSKLVTLSDSKGKQFLVNIDSISYVEFGGETGRKVGFVS; encoded by the coding sequence GTGGAGGTACGCATCGGCATCGCACAGTCACCGCGCGAGCTCAGCTTCGAAACCGATCAGAGCGCGGAGAGCGTTCGCGATCTTTTCGAGCGCGCAGGAAGCGACGGGTCCAAGCTCGTCACGCTGAGCGACAGCAAGGGAAAGCAGTTCCTCGTGAACATCGACAGCATCTCCTACGTGGAGTTCGGCGGAGAGACCGGCCGCAAGGTGGGCTTCGTCAGCTGA
- a CDS encoding penicillin acylase family protein translates to MTQNTGIAAAPRSDPRSHTGRSRTRPSRIGRALTWALAVVVALALIISAVIAWSLVRPFPQTRGEITAVGLDAPVLVQRDAVGVPTITAETSHDLFFAQGFTHAGDRFWEMDFRRHLTSARLSELFGESQVGTDMFLRTLGWRQVAEEEVEALPPEVLAYYEAYADGVNAYLDERSGGGLSLEYTVLGLQNPEYAPEPWTPADSVAWFKAMAWDLRTNIEDETDRAILAQSLPMDRLEDLYPGYPFADHPVVVDRDWDDGGMTANRSVEGTTADTVSFTDPAAPPEDPAGSPSGAAPEDAAVSPDLAGILELGEGIGSNSWVVSGEHTESGMPLLADDPHLGAELPSVWNQQQLRCAPVTAECPFDVAGFSFSGVPGIAIGHNQDIAWGFTNLSTDVADLYVERVDGDEYWRDGQRVPLETREETLAVAGGDDVTFEVRETVHGPIVSGLTPDFTGIAENPTVRADDLSGEHALSLRWTALEAGRTAEAIFTLNRASNFAEFREAASQFDVPAQSLIYADTSGNIGYQAPGKLPIRGAGDGWMPQPGWDSDYDWEGYIPFEDLPTELNPESGVIVTANHAIVSDEYPYFLTRDWDSGFRGARITELLEDRIAAGLLTGDDMREIQMDNRFPVTEPLQQAVAELDAAAVQRAADTDTETVDAALALLAEWDGQNDAESAAAAFANVLWNRVTALMLSGSTPIPRGDQTLLALVFEEQLAESDSPWWRDEASGVTGRDAVLAEAVGQAVDELVAAQGADPDRWNWGDLHAIELTHGTFGTSGIAAVERLFNRGPYAVSGGSGVVNATGWELGEGYGTQNVPSLRTVMDPGDWDRSTWHHLTGASGHAFHRHYTDQTEDWAVGRQYPWAYSPEAVDAAAQEVLRLVPARE, encoded by the coding sequence ATGACGCAGAACACCGGGATCGCGGCAGCGCCGCGATCCGATCCCCGCTCGCACACCGGCCGCTCTCGCACCCGCCCTTCGCGCATCGGCCGCGCCCTCACCTGGGCGCTCGCCGTCGTCGTCGCGCTCGCGCTCATCATCTCCGCGGTCATCGCATGGTCGCTCGTGCGGCCGTTCCCGCAGACACGCGGCGAGATCACCGCCGTGGGACTCGACGCACCGGTGCTCGTGCAGCGCGACGCGGTCGGAGTGCCGACCATCACAGCGGAGACGTCCCACGACCTGTTCTTCGCCCAGGGGTTCACCCACGCCGGTGACCGGTTCTGGGAGATGGACTTCCGCAGGCACCTGACCAGCGCACGACTCTCCGAACTGTTCGGCGAGTCTCAGGTCGGCACCGACATGTTTCTCCGCACGCTCGGATGGCGCCAGGTCGCCGAAGAGGAGGTCGAAGCACTGCCGCCCGAGGTCCTCGCCTACTACGAGGCCTACGCCGACGGTGTCAATGCCTACCTCGACGAGCGTTCAGGTGGCGGTCTATCGCTCGAGTACACCGTGCTCGGGCTGCAGAACCCTGAGTACGCGCCCGAGCCGTGGACCCCCGCCGACTCAGTCGCCTGGTTCAAGGCGATGGCGTGGGATCTGCGCACGAACATCGAGGACGAAACCGACCGCGCGATCCTCGCGCAGTCTCTGCCCATGGACCGCTTGGAGGACCTCTACCCCGGCTACCCGTTCGCCGACCACCCGGTCGTCGTCGATCGGGACTGGGACGACGGCGGCATGACGGCGAACCGCTCGGTCGAGGGGACGACGGCGGACACCGTGTCGTTCACCGATCCGGCTGCACCGCCCGAAGACCCCGCAGGATCCCCCTCCGGCGCCGCCCCCGAAGACGCCGCCGTCTCCCCCGATCTCGCCGGCATCCTCGAGCTCGGCGAGGGGATCGGATCGAACTCGTGGGTGGTCTCGGGCGAGCACACCGAGTCGGGGATGCCGCTCCTCGCGGACGATCCCCACCTCGGCGCGGAGCTCCCGTCGGTGTGGAATCAGCAGCAGCTCCGCTGCGCCCCGGTCACCGCAGAGTGCCCGTTCGACGTGGCGGGCTTCAGCTTCTCGGGCGTGCCCGGCATCGCCATCGGGCACAATCAGGACATCGCGTGGGGATTCACGAACCTGTCGACCGACGTGGCGGATCTCTACGTCGAGCGCGTCGACGGCGACGAATACTGGCGCGACGGACAGCGCGTGCCACTCGAGACCCGGGAGGAGACCCTCGCGGTAGCCGGGGGCGACGACGTGACCTTCGAGGTGCGTGAGACCGTGCACGGCCCCATCGTTTCCGGTCTCACTCCCGACTTCACCGGGATTGCCGAGAATCCGACCGTCCGCGCAGACGATCTGAGCGGCGAGCACGCGCTGAGTCTCAGATGGACCGCGCTCGAGGCCGGACGGACGGCGGAGGCCATCTTCACGCTGAACCGCGCATCGAATTTCGCGGAGTTCCGCGAGGCGGCGTCGCAGTTCGATGTCCCCGCCCAGAGCCTGATCTACGCGGATACGTCGGGCAATATCGGGTACCAGGCGCCTGGCAAGCTTCCGATACGCGGTGCGGGCGACGGCTGGATGCCGCAGCCCGGCTGGGACAGCGACTACGACTGGGAGGGGTACATCCCGTTCGAGGATCTCCCGACCGAGCTCAACCCCGAATCCGGGGTGATCGTCACGGCGAATCACGCGATCGTGTCCGACGAGTACCCGTACTTCCTCACGCGGGACTGGGATTCCGGATTCCGGGGCGCACGGATTACCGAGCTGCTCGAGGATCGCATCGCCGCAGGCCTCCTGACGGGCGACGACATGCGCGAGATCCAGATGGACAACCGGTTCCCCGTCACCGAGCCGCTGCAGCAGGCGGTGGCCGAACTCGACGCGGCGGCGGTGCAGCGTGCCGCAGACACCGACACGGAGACCGTTGACGCCGCGCTCGCACTCCTCGCCGAGTGGGACGGTCAGAACGATGCCGAATCGGCGGCCGCGGCGTTCGCGAACGTGCTGTGGAACCGCGTCACCGCCCTCATGCTGAGCGGGAGCACGCCGATCCCCCGCGGGGACCAGACGCTGCTCGCGCTCGTCTTCGAGGAGCAGCTCGCCGAGTCCGATTCACCGTGGTGGCGTGACGAGGCGTCGGGAGTGACGGGGCGCGACGCGGTCCTCGCCGAGGCCGTGGGACAGGCGGTCGACGAACTGGTCGCCGCACAGGGAGCCGATCCGGATCGCTGGAACTGGGGCGACCTGCACGCGATCGAGCTCACCCACGGTACCTTCGGCACGAGCGGGATCGCGGCCGTCGAGCGCCTCTTCAATCGCGGCCCGTACGCCGTGAGCGGCGGGTCGGGCGTCGTGAACGCGACAGGGTGGGAACTCGGCGAAGGGTACGGCACACAGAACGTCCCTTCGCTGCGCACCGTGATGGACCCGGGCGACTGGGACCGCTCGACCTGGCACCACCTCACCGGGGCGAGCGGGCACGCGTTCCACCGGCACTACACCGACCAGACGGAGGACTGGGCAGTCGGGCGCCAGTACCCCTGGGCATACTCCCCCGAAGCCGTCGACGCCGCCGCGCAGGAGGTGCTGCGACTCGTCCCAGCCCGGGAATAG
- a CDS encoding ATP-dependent helicase yields MSDFELLDPSGVPVGGDDSLTAGLNPAQERAVTARGQALLIVAGAGSGKTRVLTHRIASLIRGREAWPSQILAITFTNKAAAEMRERIEGLLGASAEGMWVSTFHSACVRILRREAERFGYGSGFTIYDSADSRALLKRIIKDLDADSYGFTPANTGSKISRLKNELSDADSYTATMNASDPRDRLFAEIFRTYDAELRRAHAFDFDDLIGQTVHLFRAHPDVAAIYQRRFRHVLVDEYQDTNHSQYALIRELTKPVAPADAERLVPPVRDAEVDGTGAIPGASLTVVGDSDQSIYAFRGADIRNIVEFERDFPGAEVVKLEQNYRSTQNILSAANAVIGNNFDRQEKSLWTSEGDGKRIVGFTGYSQHDEARFVAEEIEELHRSGLAYSDIAVFYRTNSQTRALEELLIRSAVPYRVLGGTKFYERAEIKDAMSYLTSIANPYDPISWSRLLGVPKRGIGPMAEAHLANFQEAQGVSFHEAMLRAGELSFGPKVLSAITGLGDLLSRAARMAAGGGATDDSDSEKQPAPVGDLLKLILDETGMVERLREKRDPQDEARAENLEELVSVAREFDAKNPGAGLVEFLTEVSLVAAADDLDDASGTVSLMTLHTAKGLEYPAVFITGVEEGLLPHQMSVDEVGGISEERRLMYVGITRARQQLFITLASTRAQFGDISVAMPSRFLQEIPEHLIEWRQSPGEVTGRGGTESRALNAPRSGSRPTRSGGSTNSSVTFGSGGGRGSAALAEPASGNMQSALDKWRERKRLAKEQQAAGGGFPNLVGGNVRDNGDLELAAGDRISHEDYGEGRVTGVTGAGSKRIAHAVFESVGERKLLVKLAPITKHE; encoded by the coding sequence ATGAGCGACTTCGAACTTCTGGATCCCTCCGGTGTACCGGTCGGCGGCGACGACTCTCTAACTGCCGGCCTGAATCCGGCGCAGGAGCGTGCCGTTACGGCGCGCGGCCAGGCGCTGCTCATCGTCGCGGGTGCCGGGTCGGGCAAGACCCGTGTGCTGACCCACCGCATCGCCTCGCTGATCCGGGGCCGGGAGGCGTGGCCGAGTCAGATTCTCGCCATCACCTTCACGAACAAGGCGGCGGCCGAGATGCGCGAGCGCATCGAAGGCCTGCTCGGTGCATCGGCGGAGGGCATGTGGGTATCCACGTTCCACTCCGCGTGCGTCCGCATTCTCCGTCGTGAGGCGGAACGCTTCGGGTACGGGTCGGGCTTCACCATCTACGATTCGGCCGACTCGCGTGCACTGCTGAAGCGGATCATCAAGGACCTCGACGCCGATAGCTACGGATTCACGCCGGCGAACACCGGATCGAAGATCTCCCGGCTCAAGAACGAGCTCTCGGACGCCGACTCCTACACCGCCACGATGAACGCGTCCGACCCCCGCGACCGGCTCTTCGCCGAGATCTTCCGCACGTACGACGCGGAGCTCCGGCGCGCCCACGCGTTCGACTTCGATGACCTCATCGGGCAGACGGTGCACCTCTTCCGTGCCCACCCCGATGTCGCCGCGATCTACCAGCGTCGTTTCAGGCACGTGCTCGTGGACGAGTATCAGGACACCAACCACTCGCAGTACGCACTGATCCGCGAGCTGACGAAACCGGTGGCTCCCGCGGACGCCGAGCGACTCGTGCCCCCCGTGCGCGACGCGGAGGTCGACGGAACGGGCGCGATCCCGGGCGCCAGCCTGACGGTGGTCGGCGACTCCGATCAGTCGATCTACGCCTTCCGCGGAGCCGACATCCGCAACATCGTCGAGTTCGAGCGCGACTTCCCGGGAGCCGAGGTGGTCAAGCTCGAGCAGAACTACCGCTCCACGCAGAACATCCTGAGCGCCGCCAACGCCGTTATCGGGAACAACTTCGATCGGCAGGAAAAGAGTCTCTGGACCTCCGAAGGCGACGGCAAGCGCATCGTCGGCTTCACCGGGTACTCCCAGCACGACGAAGCCCGATTCGTCGCGGAGGAGATCGAGGAGTTGCATCGCTCGGGCCTGGCCTACAGCGACATCGCGGTGTTCTATCGCACCAATTCTCAGACGCGTGCGCTCGAAGAACTCCTCATTCGCTCGGCGGTGCCGTACCGCGTGCTCGGCGGCACGAAGTTCTACGAGCGGGCGGAGATCAAGGACGCGATGTCCTACCTCACGAGCATCGCGAATCCGTACGATCCCATTTCATGGTCCCGTCTGCTCGGCGTGCCGAAGCGCGGCATCGGACCGATGGCGGAGGCGCACCTCGCGAACTTCCAGGAGGCGCAGGGTGTGTCCTTCCACGAGGCGATGCTGCGCGCCGGCGAACTCTCGTTCGGACCGAAAGTGCTCTCGGCGATCACGGGTCTCGGCGATCTGCTGAGCCGCGCCGCACGCATGGCCGCGGGCGGCGGAGCGACGGACGACTCCGACTCCGAGAAGCAGCCGGCGCCCGTCGGCGACCTGCTCAAGCTGATCCTCGATGAGACGGGCATGGTCGAGCGCCTGCGCGAGAAGCGCGACCCTCAGGACGAGGCCCGGGCGGAGAACCTCGAAGAACTCGTCTCCGTAGCTCGCGAATTCGACGCGAAGAACCCCGGGGCGGGGCTCGTCGAGTTCTTGACAGAGGTGAGTCTCGTCGCGGCCGCCGACGACCTCGACGATGCGAGCGGCACCGTGTCGCTCATGACCCTGCACACCGCCAAGGGGCTCGAGTATCCTGCGGTGTTCATCACCGGCGTCGAGGAGGGGCTGCTCCCGCATCAGATGTCCGTCGATGAGGTCGGGGGCATCAGCGAGGAACGCCGCCTGATGTACGTCGGAATCACCCGCGCACGGCAGCAGCTGTTCATCACGCTCGCCTCGACGCGCGCGCAGTTTGGCGACATCTCGGTGGCGATGCCCTCCCGCTTCCTCCAGGAGATTCCCGAGCACCTCATCGAGTGGCGGCAATCACCCGGTGAAGTCACCGGGCGCGGCGGAACGGAATCTCGGGCGCTCAATGCCCCGCGATCCGGCTCGAGGCCGACGCGCTCAGGAGGGAGCACGAACTCGAGTGTCACATTCGGGAGCGGCGGCGGGCGCGGGAGCGCCGCGCTCGCGGAGCCGGCCAGCGGCAACATGCAGTCGGCGCTCGACAAGTGGCGGGAGCGGAAACGGCTCGCCAAGGAGCAGCAGGCCGCAGGCGGCGGCTTCCCGAACCTCGTCGGCGGAAACGTGCGCGACAACGGTGATCTCGAGTTGGCTGCGGGTGATCGGATCTCCCATGAGGACTACGGAGAGGGCCGGGTGACCGGTGTTACCGGTGCCGGATCGAAGCGCATCGCCCATGCCGTGTTCGAATCGGTCGGAGAGCGAAAACTCCTCGTGAAACTCGCCCCCATCACCAAACACGAGTAA
- a CDS encoding GGDEF domain-containing protein: MSIAAALLSVTLVVDISTSSDAYGVGPLAVILTVTVTMWVVVLIRGAKISRAFGLAAVCAFGLAQVFFLSGLSDPKGAVSSLQELPILGFYLGWFVRPALARSLMAVTLTALIVAITTNPDFAPDGQLGVPTAVHGLLSAVFCFEVGSYLWRRSTVLANTDPLTGVLNRRGFLAALRGELRAPAASQRKHPMVFVVIDFDDFKQVNDTLGHAEGDRVLRDTVAEWQRESRTRDLIARTGGDEFVMLLKRTDERHAEAIMGRLQSESAHPWSWGAVTVEADDSAESLFARADLRLYAQKSARKGAT; this comes from the coding sequence ATGAGCATCGCCGCCGCGCTGCTCAGCGTCACGCTCGTCGTCGACATCTCCACGAGCAGCGACGCCTACGGCGTCGGGCCGCTCGCCGTCATCCTGACAGTGACGGTCACGATGTGGGTGGTGGTCCTGATCAGGGGCGCCAAGATCTCTCGCGCGTTCGGGCTGGCGGCGGTCTGCGCTTTCGGCCTCGCGCAGGTCTTCTTCCTCAGTGGTCTGAGCGACCCGAAGGGCGCGGTCAGTAGTCTGCAGGAGCTCCCGATCCTGGGCTTCTACCTGGGCTGGTTCGTCCGCCCCGCTCTCGCGCGCTCCCTCATGGCCGTCACCCTCACCGCGCTCATCGTGGCGATCACGACGAACCCCGACTTCGCTCCCGACGGTCAGCTGGGGGTGCCGACAGCCGTTCATGGACTGCTCAGCGCCGTGTTCTGCTTCGAGGTCGGCAGCTATCTGTGGCGCCGCTCAACGGTGCTCGCCAACACCGATCCGCTCACCGGCGTGCTGAATCGCCGGGGGTTCCTCGCGGCGCTGCGGGGCGAATTGCGAGCGCCGGCAGCGTCCCAGCGCAAGCACCCGATGGTCTTCGTCGTCATCGACTTCGACGACTTCAAGCAGGTCAATGACACCCTCGGGCACGCTGAGGGGGACCGTGTGCTCCGGGATACCGTCGCCGAGTGGCAGCGGGAATCGCGCACCCGCGACCTCATCGCGCGGACCGGAGGCGACGAGTTCGTCATGCTCCTCAAACGTACCGACGAGCGGCACGCAGAGGCGATCATGGGGCGACTGCAATCGGAATCTGCGCACCCCTGGTCGTGGGGTGCGGTGACCGTGGAGGCGGACGACTCGGCCGAGTCCCTCTTCGCTCGAGCAGACCTGCGGCTCTACGCGCAGAAGAGCGCTCGGAAGGGAGCGACATGA
- a CDS encoding diguanylate cyclase: MRRAPGRRPEFRLRAAAEIVVKRFVAWQTPFSVVSGLMPGVLVIVFMSDYFVGHEGVNRPQILRWVLLFSVAAVIPFLLGRRYPGWLGLLMVGIYASWITYFIAFVSHVHAHVSALLELPVVALYLGWFYRPRIGRPFMLACVVAVIIAAILNPEIAGPGVPAWITTGYAIMIASLGYEGGVFVRRMADVRLEVDELTGALNRRGLERRTRVATRSAAREGDPLSCVVIDFDRFKELNDSAGHAAGDSALRETVVHWMRHMNRSDLIARTGGDEFVIVLHCCAEDARMLVEDVRRASPHPWSYGIAAFPPGETLDGAIARADEHLYHAREDRRREA; this comes from the coding sequence ATGAGGCGCGCTCCGGGGCGCAGGCCCGAGTTCCGGCTGCGCGCCGCGGCGGAGATCGTGGTGAAGCGCTTCGTCGCCTGGCAGACCCCCTTCTCCGTTGTCAGCGGCCTCATGCCGGGCGTCCTGGTGATCGTCTTCATGTCCGACTACTTCGTGGGGCACGAGGGCGTGAATCGTCCGCAGATCCTCAGGTGGGTGCTGCTGTTCAGCGTCGCTGCCGTCATCCCGTTCCTCCTTGGGCGCCGGTACCCCGGCTGGTTGGGGCTCCTGATGGTGGGCATCTACGCCAGCTGGATCACCTACTTCATCGCCTTCGTGAGCCACGTTCACGCCCACGTGAGCGCGCTGCTCGAACTCCCCGTCGTCGCGCTCTACCTCGGCTGGTTCTACCGGCCGCGCATCGGCCGACCATTCATGCTCGCCTGCGTCGTCGCGGTCATTATCGCGGCGATCCTGAATCCCGAGATCGCGGGCCCCGGTGTGCCCGCGTGGATCACCACGGGGTACGCGATCATGATCGCCAGCCTCGGGTACGAGGGTGGCGTCTTCGTTCGGCGCATGGCAGACGTGCGTCTCGAGGTCGACGAACTCACCGGTGCGCTGAACCGGCGCGGACTCGAGCGGCGCACACGCGTTGCGACGCGCAGCGCCGCGCGCGAGGGGGATCCCCTGAGCTGCGTGGTCATCGATTTCGACCGCTTCAAAGAACTCAACGACAGCGCCGGGCATGCGGCGGGAGACAGCGCGCTGCGCGAAACGGTCGTGCACTGGATGCGCCACATGAACCGGAGCGACCTCATCGCGAGGACCGGGGGTGACGAGTTCGTCATCGTCCTGCACTGCTGTGCCGAGGACGCGCGCATGCTGGTGGAGGACGTCAGACGGGCGTCGCCGCACCCCTGGTCGTACGGCATCGCAGCGTTCCCCCCTGGGGAGACGCTCGACGGGGCGATCGCGCGCGCTGACGAGCACCTCTACCACGCACGGGAAGATCGGCGTCGGGAGGCTTGA
- the sucC gene encoding ADP-forming succinate--CoA ligase subunit beta encodes MDLYEYQARDLFERYEVPVLAGIVADTAEEVRAAAEKLGGVVVVKAQVKTGGRGKAGGVKVAKNPDEAFEAAQQILGLDIKGHTVERVMVAAGADIKEEFYFSVLLDRANRSYLSLCSVEGGMEIEQLAVEKPEALARIEVDPITGIDAAKAEEIARAANFPEELVSKVVPVFQKLYAVYAGEDATLVEVNPLVLTGEGDIIALDGKVSLDENAEFRHTEHAELADKSAENPLEAKAKEQGLNYVKLDGEVGVIGNGAGLVMSTLDVVAYAGESHGNVKPANFLDIGGGASADVMAAGLDVILGDPQVKSVFVNVFGGITACDAVANGIVGALDKLGDAANKPLVVRLDGNNVEEGRAILERAAHPLVTLMPTMDEGADKAAELANAR; translated from the coding sequence GTGGATCTGTACGAGTACCAGGCCCGAGACCTTTTCGAACGCTACGAGGTTCCCGTCCTCGCAGGCATCGTCGCAGACACCGCTGAGGAGGTGCGCGCAGCGGCCGAGAAGCTCGGCGGCGTGGTGGTCGTCAAGGCTCAGGTGAAGACCGGTGGTCGCGGCAAGGCCGGCGGCGTCAAGGTCGCGAAGAACCCCGACGAGGCATTCGAGGCTGCGCAGCAGATCCTCGGCCTCGACATCAAGGGCCACACCGTTGAGCGCGTGATGGTGGCCGCAGGGGCCGACATCAAGGAGGAGTTCTACTTCTCGGTGCTCCTCGACCGCGCCAACCGCTCCTACCTCTCGCTCTGCAGCGTCGAGGGCGGTATGGAGATCGAGCAGCTCGCCGTCGAGAAGCCCGAGGCGCTCGCGCGCATCGAGGTCGACCCCATCACCGGTATCGACGCTGCCAAGGCAGAGGAGATCGCTCGCGCCGCGAACTTCCCCGAGGAGCTCGTGTCGAAGGTCGTCCCGGTCTTCCAGAAGCTCTACGCCGTCTACGCGGGCGAAGACGCGACGCTCGTCGAGGTCAACCCGCTCGTCCTCACGGGCGAGGGTGACATCATCGCGCTCGACGGCAAGGTCTCGCTCGATGAGAACGCCGAGTTCCGTCACACCGAGCACGCTGAGCTCGCCGACAAGTCGGCCGAGAACCCGCTCGAGGCGAAGGCCAAGGAGCAGGGCCTGAACTACGTGAAGCTCGACGGCGAAGTCGGGGTCATCGGCAACGGCGCCGGACTCGTGATGTCCACGCTCGACGTCGTCGCCTACGCCGGCGAGAGCCACGGCAACGTGAAGCCCGCCAACTTCCTCGATATCGGAGGTGGCGCGTCGGCCGATGTCATGGCAGCCGGTCTCGACGTGATCCTCGGCGATCCGCAGGTCAAGTCGGTCTTCGTGAACGTGTTCGGCGGCATCACGGCCTGCGACGCCGTCGCAAACGGCATCGTCGGTGCCCTCGACAAGCTCGGCGACGCGGCCAACAAGCCCCTCGTCGTCCGTCTCGACGGGAACAATGTCGAGGAGGGGCGGGCGATCCTCGAGCGCGCGGCTCACCCGCTCGTGACCCTCATGCCCACCATGGACGAGGGCGCCGACAAGGCGGCCGAGCTGGCCAACGCCCGATAG
- the sucD gene encoding succinate--CoA ligase subunit alpha yields MSIFLNKDSKVIVQGITGGEGTKHTARMLAAGTNIVGGVNARKAGTTVSHVDASGAEVELPVFGSVAEAMEATGADVSVAFVPPAFTKDAAVEAIDAGIGLLVIITEGVPVKDSAELWAHAKATGGKTRIIGPNCPGIITPEEALAGITPANITGKGPIGLVSKSGTLTYQMMFELRDLGFSTAIGIGGDPVIGTTHIDALEAFEADPETKAIVMIGEIGGDAEERAAEYIKANVTKPVVGYVAGFTAPEGKTMGHAGAIVSGSAGTAQAKKEALEAAGVKVGKTPSETARLLREVYQSVA; encoded by the coding sequence ATGTCGATCTTCCTCAATAAGGATTCCAAGGTCATCGTCCAGGGCATCACCGGCGGCGAAGGCACCAAGCACACGGCGCGCATGCTCGCTGCAGGCACGAACATCGTCGGCGGCGTGAACGCGCGCAAGGCCGGGACCACCGTCTCGCACGTCGACGCTTCAGGCGCCGAGGTCGAGCTGCCCGTCTTCGGCTCGGTCGCCGAAGCCATGGAGGCAACGGGCGCAGACGTTTCGGTCGCGTTCGTGCCGCCGGCCTTCACGAAGGACGCTGCCGTCGAGGCCATCGACGCGGGCATCGGCCTGCTCGTGATCATCACCGAGGGCGTGCCGGTCAAGGACTCGGCCGAGCTTTGGGCGCACGCGAAGGCGACCGGTGGCAAGACCCGGATCATCGGACCGAACTGCCCCGGCATCATCACGCCGGAAGAGGCGCTCGCGGGCATCACCCCGGCGAACATCACGGGCAAGGGCCCGATCGGTCTCGTGTCGAAGTCGGGCACCCTGACCTACCAGATGATGTTCGAGCTGCGCGATCTCGGGTTCTCCACCGCCATCGGCATCGGCGGCGACCCCGTCATCGGCACCACGCACATCGATGCGCTCGAGGCGTTCGAGGCCGACCCCGAGACGAAGGCGATCGTCATGATCGGCGAGATCGGCGGCGACGCCGAGGAGCGCGCAGCCGAGTACATCAAGGCGAACGTCACCAAGCCGGTCGTCGGCTACGTCGCGGGCTTCACCGCTCCCGAGGGGAAGACGATGGGCCACGCCGGTGCGATCGTCTCCGGCTCGGCCGGTACCGCCCAGGCGAAGAAGGAGGCCCTCGAGGCCGCCGGCGTCAAGGTCGGCAAGACGCCGTCCGAAACCGCGCGCCTGCTGCGCGAGGTGTACCAGAGCGTCGCGTAA